From Primulina tabacum isolate GXHZ01 chromosome 2, ASM2559414v2, whole genome shotgun sequence, one genomic window encodes:
- the LOC142528458 gene encoding uncharacterized protein LOC142528458, translated as MEFDLNGANLDSLRISPLDEEEDEARNNDTEDDISDEEEGWIPMTLGFVVKPKNKWSLRRQYFPSKAGGTPAWLDPVNFPSEKSNLCDFCGDPLQFLLQVYAPLSEEWTFHRSLFVFMCPSMVCLLRDQHEQWKRCPEKLSRSVKVFRCQLPRENSFYSIEAPNEDGTEQPLTAGATLCNWCGTWKGDKICGCCRKVCYCSGKHQVAHWRSSGSSHKVSCQQLETSARSTELAASNSLWPEYEITNEDECELDTEMSTDNDTASSIIPRTRVDGSCTKLLKDLEGDDDKRSWAFFQKRISVAPDQILRYSSDAEAKPLWPVSSGRPSRPDIPKCNYCGGTRGFEFQVLPQLLYYFHVKDSEDSLDWATIVVYTCEASCWGNKAYKEEFAWIQLASQSTSQS; from the exons ATGGAATTCGATTTGAATGGAGCAAACCTCGATAGTCTCCGTATATCCCCCCTTGATGAAGAGGAAGATGAAGCTCGAAATAATGATACCGAAGATGACATCAGCGATGAAGAAGAGGGGTGGATACCAATGACCTTAGGGTTTGTGGTCAAACCGAAAAATAAATGGTCATTGCGCCGTCAGTATTTCCCCAGCAAAGCGGGTGGTACTCcg GCTTGGCTGGATCCGGTTAATTTTCCTTCAGAAAAATCGAATCTTTGTGATTTTTGCGGTGACCCTTTGCAGTTCCTGCTCCAG GTTTACGCTCCACTATCGGAGGAGTGGACGTTTCACCGCTCACTGTTTGTATTTATGTGTCCATCAATGGTTTGCCTTCTTCGTGACCAGCATGAACAATGGAAGCGTTGTCCAGAGAAGCTCTCCAGAAG CGTGAAGGTTTTTCGGTGTCAATTGCCACGCGAGAATTCCTTTTACTCCATTGAAGCACCTAATGAAGATGGAACTGAGCAGCCTTTGACAGCCGGAG CAACACTCTGTAATTGGTGTGGTACATGGAAAGGAGATAAAATTTGTGGTTGCTGTAGAAAAGTGTGTTATTGTTCTGGGAAACACCAG GTGGCTCACTGGAGATCAAGTGGCTCAAGCCATAAGGTTAGCTGTCAGCAGTTGGAGACATCTGCAAGATCAACGGAACTAG CTGCCAGCAACTCCctttggccagagtatgagatcaCAAATGAGGATGAGTGTGAACTTGATACAGAGATGTCTACTGATAATGATACTGCTAGCTCAATAATTCCTAGAACTCGTGTGGATGGATCTTGCACAAAACTGCTGAAAGATCTCGAG GGAGATGATGACAAAAGGAGCTGGGCATTTTTCCAGAAGAGAATATCTGTTGCCCCAGACCAGATCTTGAG GTATTCCAGTGATGCTGAAGCGAAACCACTGTGGCCTGTTTCTAGCGGTCGTCCATCGAGACCAGACATTCCCAAGTGTAACTATTGTGGTGGCACTCGTGGTTTTGAATTTCAG GTTTTACCACAGCTGCTCTATTACTTCCATGTGAAAGACAGTGAGGATTCTCTTGATTGGGCGACTATTGTTGTGTACACATGCGAGGCCTCATGTTGGGGAAACAAGGCTTATAAAGAGGAGTTCGCTTGGATTCAACTTGCTTCTCAGTCGACGTCACAAAGTTAA